Part of the Triticum urartu cultivar G1812 chromosome 2, Tu2.1, whole genome shotgun sequence genome, AAAGAAAAATATGTTTTTGGTCTCTTAAATTTTAAAAAGTAGACATGTGAGGAGAACGACATTGTGGAGCACCCATGGAGGCCATTTTTTAAATTCAAAATTCATGTCTTTTTGTtttaaaaaatctgaaaaaattgTGCAAGTACACAAGGATGTGATCTGCATGTGTGTAAAATTTCAAAACAAAATACCTTTAAAATGTGAACTGTTTAAAAAGAACATTTTTTGGATTTTTGAAATAAATAGTATGATTCGACTCAAACATTTCCGTCTTCTACCGCTGCGCTTTCGGGGGCCACCACGACACGATGTACGCGCACTCACTCCATCAGTTCTACCATGACTGCCGCATCACTGGCACCGTCGACTTCGTCTTCGGTGACGCCGCCGCCGTCTTCCGGAATTGTCACCGCCTGGCCCGTGCCCCGCTCCCGGGCTAGAAGAACTTTGTCACGGCCCAGGGACTCGTAATTGGCTCCAGGAAGAGTGGCTTCGTCGTCTTCCAGTTCTGCAACATCTTCGCACACGACGACCTCCTGCGCGCGCAGGACAACTAAACCAGCAGTCTTGGTCCAACAAATATTGGACCTTAGTGCGAATCAAATAAATATCAATAGTTATACTAAAATTAATACTTATTAATTTATAAGTCATTTTTTCAAACTCACAATGATTGCTAATTTGAAGATAAATTTATACATTTTTGTAATTAAAATACAATATCTTAATAAAATACACCTTAAAACATGTTTAAATCTATTAAACTTGATGTGATAATAAGAAATGACAAAATTCCATGTCTCCTTCGATTTATTTGCGAATCTTGTTTTAGTGTAGCATATATGTATGTGTGTGTCGTTCTTAATAAGTGTGTGGTATACAAATATATCTTGATAATAGACTTTACAATTAGATATTTGCAAATACAAAAATCTGGAGTATACTAATGTTTATGAGGAGTTTGTTTCCTAATAATTGGCATATGTTGCTTTTTTTGGGTCAAATATGTGGAACACGATATGGCGAAGGCGAGGAATATGAAGTTGGTTTTATGTCTTTTTGAACAACTATCAGATTTGAAAATAAATTTTAATAAGAGTGAATTATTCTGGTTTGGGCGCGCCAAAGAAGAACAAGATAATTATAGACAGTTGTTTGGGTGTGAGTTGGGAGCTCTCCCATTTAGATGTCTGGAAATACCAATTCATCACCGAAAGCTAAGCAATAAAGAATGAGAATACGTTGAGGATTGATTTAAGAAaaaaaatggagttgttggaagGGCAATCTTATGTCTTACAGGGGACAACTTATTCTCGTTAACTCCATGCTGATGAGTATAttgatgttccttttgtctttctTAGAAGTACCTGTTAGGGTACAGAAAAGATTAAACTTTTATCGATCATGTTTTTTCTGGCAAAGCGACAGAATAAATCTAAATACAGGTTGGCTAAATGAGACATAATCTATAAACTGAAGGACCAAGGGGGCCTAGGGATTGAAAACCTTGAGGTAAAGAATAGATGCCTACCTAGCAAATGGTTTTACAGACTTCGGTGGAGAACGAGGGAGTGTGTATACAATTATTGCATAATAAGTACTTACATTCCAAAACACTCGCAAGTAACGGGCCAGCCGAATGATTCATTATTCTGGAAGGGATTTATGTGTACAAAGTTAGCCTATTTCAATAGGACCAAATTCATTGTTGGGAAGGGTAGTACCACTAGGTTTTGGGAGGACACATGGCTAGGGGACAAGCCACTGGCCATTCAATATCCTACTCTCTACAATATTGTACAATGGAAAGAGGCTTTCACGAGTATAGTTTTAGGATCAGTTCCCTTAAACATTCAGTTTAGAAGATCACTTGTGGGTGAACGGTGGGATAGATGACTACATCTCATGCGTAGGTTGATGGAGATTAGCCTATTAGATATAAGCCGGATACACTATGCTGGAGACTGTCGGAATCAGGAGTATTCTCAGTAAAGTCAATGTATATTGATTTAAATACTGGACCAATCCCAAATCGCTACACATTTGAAAATTTAAGGTGCCTCTAAAGATAAAAAAATTTATGAGGTTTGTTCATAAGAAAGTGATCTTGATAATAGACAACCTGGCAAAACATTGTTGGGAGGGTAGCAAACGGTGTAGTTTTATGATCTTGACCAATCAATTCAACATCTGTTCATTCAATGCTCATTGGCTAAATTATTGTGGCGCACAGTGCACGTGGCCTTTAAATGTTGGTTCATCTAATAACATAACATTttatttgggacatggcttaATGGGGTGGAGCCTAAACTAGTGGCGCACATTTGAGACAGAGTGTGCACATTACTTTGGGCAATATGGACCGAAACGACATCATTTTTAAAAGATATAACATTATCAATTTTTTGCAGGTCATCTACAGAGCAACTTACTCGATCCATACGTGGTCATTACTCAGTCGTGCAGAAGCCAAGAAGCATATGGCTTATGGGTGCAACTGTTGTACGTGATACCTACAACTGGTTGAATGGTGGTCCAGCAATAGGATAGGTATATAAGCATCAAGTCTTATTTATGCCGGTTGTGGCCTTGTGtatcttttatttctttttcaaGACTTTGTACCACACTTCGTATTTTTTGCAGGCTTTTTTTTGATAATATGGTTGCATATGATGCAGAGTCCGGGGGGCAATTCTCCTTTAAAAAATATAGTTTTTGCCCCGAGGAGGTGAGACGCCACAAGGTTGGCTACCCTGCATTCAGAACTTCGGGTTAGACGACAGTGACTGGCCGAGCTACACAAAATGCTTACATACTCTACGCATGGACGACTTGATGTGTATAATCATGCGAAAATCTTCCAAAATCCGCCGTGTGTGTAGCAGCACTCCCCTGCATTTCTTACCAGCTCATACAACTCATGCATCCACCCGCTTACAAAACTCCTCTCAAACTTTGTCACTTATGGTCCAACTATATGCAAAAGATTGAACAATGGAACAAGAATATTTGTGTTGCAGAGAAAATGCATGTACGCCAAAGAGCTATAGATAACAGAGTGAAGGCAGATATAATAAACTGTGGATGAGATATGTCGGGTGGTGGGGTTTTTCCCATTGCAACGGACGAGCTTGTTTACTAGTCTATTTAAAAAGTACAGTATGATAGAGCATACATCACCGAAATGCTAaacggaggccgagctccatgAAGTCCTTTATTTTCAAAATTAAAAAATCTCAGTGTGAAGTTTCAAAAATTCTTAAAAAAATCACACGTGTTGATACGGATGTACAATACATGTCTGTAAAAATTGATGATGCTATACATTATGATGAGAGCAACACAAAAAAGAGAAAATTGCGATTTTGAAATGATGAAGAGTATGTGCACTGTtcactataaaaaaatgcatgaatttgtcttttttgtttaGCTTGGATCATAATGCATATTATCTTCAATTTTTACACACATAATATACTGTACATCCGTACAAACATGTGTGActtttttgaaacttcaaaatGAGATTTTCAAAAATTTAAAAATAATGATGTCCatggagctcggcctccaaaaTGCCCCACTCCATACATTAGTGTTTGAACTAGCGGCGGACCTCCAGATCAGTTATAGCGACACATTTGTACATGAGACCATTTAGCAGCACGGTATCATGCTGAAAAGGCTACAGCAAGCCTAAAGCAAGGCCATTTAGCGGCACGGCATACATACATAAATCCCCCCTAATCTCCCACACACACGCCCCTGAATTTCGATGTGAAGCCTGCGATCATAACCAACCAAAAGATGCCACGTCACATCATAGAGTGGGCAGCGATAGGAAGTCCTATCCTGTCCCGAAAATGCTCTGTTCTTCTAGTTTCAGCTCGAATTTTGTTCACTCTGTAGCGAGTTTTACAGTCCGGTGTTGGTCATCGTCGTCGGCTGATCTCTCAGCTAGTATCTTCTTGACCTTGGCATCATCAAGGTAGTGCTGGTAGATGTAGGACAAGAAGCCCCAGACGGCAACGAGCATGGCCAGCACCTTCACCCCGTCCATCCGGTCGCCGAGGAAGATGACGGCGATGATGGGCGACAGCGGCAGCCCCACGGTGCTGATCACGTTGGTGAAGAGCGACGACACGGCCGCGACGAGCCCCATCAGGCCCATGGTGGTCAGCTGCCACGATATGGCCGTCCAGGCCAGCGTCATCCCGTAGGCTACCCTGCCCTGCCTGTACCCGTCCATCTCGCCGTGCAGGGCGCTCCACTCCCCGGAGATGAACAGCCCGGCCACCGACACCACGGCCGCGGCGGTGTTGCTCCAGAACTGCATCTCCATCACGTCGTGGAAGGTGTCGCTCCTGAGCACCTTGTCGAATGTCAGCTGCATCAGGGACAGGATGAGGGAGAAGAGCGCCGACGCCGTCAGCGTCAGCGCGAACCCCAGCGGGAACTTCCCCGGCGGGACGCTGCTGTTGGTCCCGTCCGAGCCGTGGCTGACGCCGACCAGCGCCGCGGAGAAGGTGAGAAGCACGACGGAGTTGAGGATGAGCGCGGTGAACCTCTGCTTGTTGAGGAAGTAGGAGAAGACGGCGTTGAAGGAGAGCTGCGTCGCGCAGACGAGCGAGTAGGTCGACAGCGGCAGGTAGAGCAGCGCGTAGGAGTACATCAGGttgtcgccggcgaggaggaccCCCAGGCCGGCGTAGATGGCCGAGATCTTGAGGAGCGGCGGGCGCGTCACCGCGGTCGCGGTGGCCTTTGGGCGGCGCCGGAAGTAGAGGAGCAGCGGGATGGCGAGCGGCGTGCCGCAGGACTGAACCACCGTGGCGATCCACAAGCTGCCGCCGCCCTGGTCGTAGTAGATCCTGCCGAGGAGGTTCGCCACGCTCTGCCCGGCGAGCACGAGCACGACGTTGACGAGCACCACCGCCCACCATTGTACGCGCTCCGACACCGACGTTGGCGCCGGGGACGTGCCATTGCCAGCTACGCCTTGAGCTTCTTCTTCGCCTCGTGTACCTGCATCGCCGGCCGATTAGTCCGGCAAATGGATCCAGCGGCCTACAACCACAAGAAAATTCCAGCATCAAGAATTCAAGATGAGGGCGAGAGGGACCTGCAATCTGAAGATGAATTTCACCCGCATCGCCCATATCCGCAGAGAGTTCAAGATGCGTGTCGTCTTCGTCGTCCTCTCGTTGAAATCGGAGACCACCGTCGATCGAGTAATAAGGGGGACAACAATGgcgctagctagctagctagggtCTAAATCTGCGGTCAACATTAGCTTGACTTAGCTCAGCACCGCACCGTTGCGCGACGCCTCTGCCGTGAGTCAATTTTCCCGGCCTCTTGGAGGAAAAAGAATCCAGACGGCGCCAGCGTTGAGCAATGGAGCCGTTGATCGTTTGGTGAATCCACACGAGAATCAAAAAATATCTCTAGTTTAACGATATCTTACAGTATCTCAATTTCAAATCTAAGTATGCGAGATTTTGCTCTCCCCAAGTGATTGTGACCACTTGTGATGGTCAGCCATGtgaggccaactccaccgcgcggcCCAAAACGGAAGTCCGGATTAACCGGATTTTGTCTCTTTGGGGCGCCGATGGGTTCACCCGCGTCTGGCTTTGTCAGATGGGTCGTACGTACGCCCATCGCGTGGCCGCACTATAAATCGTGTTCGGGGTGGACGTGAataaaataatataaaaactAGAATGAAATAACTAAAAAAGTAAATAAACATATTTAAAAAACATAAAACATATATAGGGGTCGGCCACAAAACGGCCTAGTTTCCACAGCCACTTAAAAGGCCCAGTTTCATAATTAACatataaaaacaaaataaaaaaaacgCCTCTTGCGCGCTCCTGCCACGCCCGTCGATGCCGTGGCAGTCGTCGTCTTCACTGGCCGCCGTGGCAGTCGTCGTCTTCACTGGCCGCCggtgtcgtcgtcgtcgctgacgAGGTCGACGTAGGCCGGCGGCGTCCACAGGTGGGCCGGCGATGCGTGGTAGACGGGGGCGGGCTGGACGGCCGGAGGTGCCTGCACCACCTCCTCCCATGGCGACACCTCCCGCTCCTGTCACCGCGGCGGAGTAGGGCACCAGTTCACGCCCACGCCGGTGGCCATCTCCGGAGCAGTGCAGGACCAGCCCCACCCCTGGCCCAGCAGCTGCTGGTGTTCGTGAACGTAACAAAAATCTAAAaatttcctatgtgtcaccaagatctatctatggagaaatcagcaacgaggggaaggagagtgcatctacatacccttgtagatcctaagcggaagcgttcaagagaacggggttgaaggagtcgtactcgtcgtgatccaaatcaccggagatcctagtgccgaatggacggcacctccgcgttcaacacacgtacagcccggtgacgtctcccatgccttgatccagcaaggagagagggagaggttgaggaagactccatccagcagcagcacaacggcgtggtggtggtggaggagcgtggtactccaccattgcttcgccaagcaccgcaagagacgaggagggagaggggtagggctgcgccaagaaggagaggaactcgtgtgtcttgggcagcccaaacctcaagtatatatagggggaggggaggggctgcgcccccatctagggttccctccctaggggtggcggcagccctcagatcccatctgggtggcggccaggtggaggggagagggagacgcaccaggcatgggccctaaggcccatctgcccttagggtttgccccccttcctccccttaggcgccttgggcccttgtggggggggggggcgcaccagcccacctggggctggtcccctcccacacttggcccatgcagccctccggggcttgtggccccacttggtggacccccgggaccctcccagtgatcccggtacgttaccgataaaccccgaaacctttccggtgaccaaaataggacttcccatatataaatctttacctcaggaccattccggaactcctcgtgacgtctgggatctcatccgggactccgaacaacattcggtaaccacgtatatctatccttataaccctagcatcatcgaaccttaagtgtgtagaccctacgggttcgggaaccatgcagacatgaccgagataactctccggtcaataaccaacagcgggatctggatacccatgttggctcccacatgttccacgatgatctcattggatgaaccacgatgtcaaggacttaatcaatcccgtatacaattccctttgtctagcggtacgatacttgcccgagattcgatcgtcggtatcctgataccttgttcaatctcgttaccggcaagtctctttactcgttccgtaacacatcatcccgtgatctactccttgatcacattgtgcacattatgatgatgtcctaccgagtgggcccagagatacctctccgtttacatggagtgacaaatcccagtctcaattcgtgccaacccaacagacactttcggagatacctgtagtgtacctttatagccacccagttacgttttgacgtttggcacacccaaagtattcctacggtatccgggagttgcacaatctcatggtctaaggaaatgatacttgacattagaaaagctttagcatgcgaactacacgatcttgtgctatgcttaggattgggtcttgtccatcacatcattctcctaatgatgtgatcccgttatcaatgacatccaatgtccatggtcaggaaaccgtaaccatctattgatcaacgagctagtcaactagaggcttactagggacatggtgttgtctatgtatccacacatgtatctgagtttcctatcaatacaattctagcatggataataaacgattatcatgaacaaggaaatataataataaccaatttattattgcctctagggcatatttccaacagtctcccacttgcattagagtcaataatccagttcacatcgatatgtgattaacactcaaggtcacatccccatgtgactaacacccaaagagttctgggtttgcttgtgagagaggtttcagtcaacgggtctgcaacattcagatccgtatgtacttcgcaaatctctatgtcatcttgtagatgcaactactacgccacatttggagccatttcaaataactattctacttggagctattctaaattgttgccccattatacgtatccggtatctctactcagagctatccggataggtgttaagcttgcatcgacgtaactctttacgtcgaactctttatcacctccataaccgagaaacatatccttattcctctaaggataatttagaccgctatctagtgatctactcctagatcacctttataccctcttgccagatatgtggcaaggcacacatcaggtgcggtactcagcatggcataccgtatagagcctatgacaaaagcacaggggacgaccttcgtccttcctctttcttctgccgtggtcgagctttaagtcttaacttcataccttacaactcaggcgagaactccttctttggctgatccatcttgaacaccttcaagatcatgtcaaggtatgtgctcatttgaaagtaccattaagcgttttgatctatccttatagatcttgatgctcaatgttcaagtagcttaatctaggctttccattggaaaacacttttcaaataactctgcatgctttccagaaattctacatcatttccgatcaacaacatgttaacaacacatactcatcggaaattctatagtgctcccactcacttctttggaaatacaagtttctcataaactttgtataaacccaaaatctttgatcatcatcaaagcatacattccaactccgagatgcttactccagtccttagaaggattgctggagctttgcatacttattagcatttttcaggattgacaaaaccttccggttgtatcacatacaacctttcctcaagaaaatcgctgagaaaacaatgttttttgacatcctatctacaagattttataaataatgcagtaatcgctaatataattccaacagactcttagcatcgctacgagtgagaaagtctcatcgtagtcaactccttgaacttgtcggaaaacatcttaacgacaagtcgagctttcttaatggtgatacttaccatcattgtccgtcttccttttaaaatccatctgtactcaacagccttacgaccatcgaaccgttctgccaaagtctacactttgctttcatacatggatcctctctcggattttatggcctcgagccatttatcggaatccgggcccaccatcgcttctccatagctcgtaggttcattgttgtctagcaacatgacttccaagacaggattacgtaccactctgaagtagtacgcatccttgtcattcCACGAGGTTTGGtggtgacttgatctgaagtttcatgatcactatcataagcttccacttcaattggtgtaggtgccacaggaacaactccctgtgccctgccacacactagttgaagagacggttcaataacctcatcaagtctccaccatcctcccactcaattctttcgagagaaacttttcctcgagaaaggacccgattctagaaacaatcccttattgctttcggatctgagacaggaggtatacccaactgttttgggtgtcctatgaagatgcatttatccgctttgggttcaagcttatcagcctgaaacttttcacataagcgtcgcagccccaaacttttaagaaatgacagcttaggtttctctaaaccatagttcatacggtgtcatctcatcggaattacgtggtgccctatttaaagtgaatgtggttgtctctaatgcctaacccataaactatcatggtaatttgataagagacatcatgatatgcatcatatccaatagggtgcagttatgatgttcggacacaacatcacactatggtgttccaggctgtattagttatgaaacaatttccacaatgtcttaattctgtgccaaactcgtaattcagatattcatctctatgatcatatcatagatattttatcctcttgtcacgacgatctctcaccttcaccctgaaattacttgaacttttcaataattcagactcgtgattcatcaagtaaatatactcaacatctactcaaatcatctatgaagtaagaacataacgatatccactactcgcctcagcactcattggactgcacacatcaaaatgtattacttccaacaagttgcttttagttccattttactgaaaacgaggctttaagtcatcttgcccatgtggtatgatttgcatgtctcaagtgattcaaaatcaagtgagtccaaacggtccatttgcatggagtttcttcatgcatatacaccaatagacatggttcgcatgtctcaaacttttcaaaaacgagtgagcccaaagatccatcaacatggagcttcttcatgcgttttataccgatatgacttacgtggcagtgccacaagtaggtggtactatcattactatcttatatcttttggcatgaacatgtgtatcactacgatcgagattcaacaaaccattcattttaggtgcaagaccattgaaggtattattcaaataaacagagtaaccattattctccttaaatgaataaccgtattgcgatagacataatgcaatcatgtctatgctcaatgcaaacaccaatcttgatggtagagggagcgtgcgatgtttgatcacatcaagcttggaaaaacttccaacacatattgccagctcacctttagctagtctccatttactccgcagccttttatttcgagtttactaacatttagcaaccgaaccagtatctaataccatggtgctactaggagtactagtaaagtacacattaagacaatgtacatccaatatacttctatcgaccttgccagccttctcatctaccaagtatctagggtaattctgctccagtggctgttccccttattacagaagcccttagtctcgggtttgggttcaaccttgggtttcttcactagagcagcagctgaattgccgtttcatgaagtatccctttttttgcccttgcccttcttgaaactagtggtttcaccaaccatcaacaattaatgctccttcttgatttctacttttgtggtgtcaaacatcgcgaatatctcaaggatcatcatatatgtccctgatatattatagttcatcacgaagctctagcagcttggtggtaatgacttcggagaaacatcactatctcatctggaagatcaactcccactcgattcaaatgattgttgtactcagacaatctgagcacaagctcaacaattgagcttttctcccttagtttgtgggctaagaaaatcgtcggaggtcttatacctcttgacgtgggcacgagcctgaaatcccaatttcagcccttgaaacatctcatatgtttcgcgacgtttcaaaacgtctttggtgcctcaactctaaaccgtttaactgaactatcacgtagttatcaaaatgtgtatgtcagatgttcgcaacatccacagacgacgttcgaggttcagcacactgagcggtgcattaaggacataagccttctatgaagcaatgaggacaatcctcagtttacggacctagtccgcataattgctactatcaactttcaactaaattttctctaggaacatatctaaactgTAGAACTAAAGTGCGAGCcatgacataatttgcaaagacttTTTGACTATGCttaggataattaagttcatcttatgaactcccactcagatagacatccctctagtcatctaagtgattacatgatccgagtcaactaggccgtgtccgatcatcacgtgagacggactagtcatcatcggtgaacatcttcatgttgatcgtatctaccatacgactcatgctcgacctttcggtctcttgtattccgaggccatgtctgtacatgccaggctcgtcaagttaacctaagtgtttcgcatgtattccgaggccatgtctgtacatgctagactcgtcaacacccgttgtattcgaacgtaaaaatctatcgcacccgatcatcacgtggtgcttcgaaacgacgaactttcgcaacagtgcacagttagggggaacactttcttgaaattttaaagagggatcatcttatttactaccgtcgttctaagcaaataagatgtataaacatgataaacatcacatgcaatcaaatagtgacatgatatggccaatatcatattgctccttttgatctccatctttggggctcctTGATCAtaatcgtcaccggcatgacaccatgatctccatcatcgtgtcttcatgaagttgtctcgccaactattacttctactactatagctaacggttagcaataaagtaaagtaattacatgacgtttatgttgacacgcaggtcataaataaattaagacaactcctatggctcctgccggctgtcatactcatcgacatgcaagtcgtgattcctactacaagaacatgatcatctcatacatcacatatcattcatcacattcttcttggccatatcacatcacatagcataccctgcaaaaacaagttagacgtcctctaattgttgtttgcatgttttacgtggctgctatgggtttctagcaagaacgtttcttacctacgcaaaaaccacaacgtgatatgccaattgctatttacccttcataaggacccttttcatcgaatccgatccgactaaagtgggagagacagacacccactagccaccttatgcaactagtgcatgtcagtcggtggaaccagtctcacgtaagagtatgtgtaaggtcggtcagggccgcttcatcccacgatgccgccgaatcaagataagactagtaacggcaagtaaattgacaaaatcaacgcccacaactgctttgtgttctactcgtgcacagaaactacgcatagacctagctcatgatgccactgttggtgaacgtagcagaa contains:
- the LOC125539665 gene encoding probable purine permease 11 is translated as MGDAGEIHLQIAGTRGEEEAQGVAGNGTSPAPTSVSERVQWWAVVLVNVVLVLAGQSVANLLGRIYYDQGGGSLWIATVVQSCGTPLAIPLLLYFRRRPKATATAVTRPPLLKISAIYAGLGVLLAGDNLMYSYALLYLPLSTYSLVCATQLSFNAVFSYFLNKQRFTALILNSVVLLTFSAALVGVSHGSDGTNSSVPPGKFPLGFALTLTASALFSLILSLMQLTFDKVLRSDTFHDVMEMQFWSNTAAAVVSVAGLFISGEWSALHGEMDGYRQGRVAYGMTLAWTAISWQLTTMGLMGLVAAVSSLFTNVISTVGLPLSPIIAVIFLGDRMDGVKVLAMLVAVWGFLSYIYQHYLDDAKVKKILAERSADDDDQHRTVKLATE